In Massilia forsythiae, one DNA window encodes the following:
- a CDS encoding TIGR03013 family XrtA/PEP-CTERM system glycosyltransferase — translation MFRISNHYVSKIVFVLLFVEVLVLIGAAYAGAAVRFMELGQPASFASMEHPDHFLTSAIAFAAAIIFSMSAMGMYQLNFNEGLRNPFFMKLMPSFVMGFLILTLVFYIAPDLYFGRGILALVFAIAGAGIFTARMVFFKTSELRFLETRVLFVGSGPLAKECSDLAQNNVSYHRYNIAGFIPSPTEELCVPSNKLMASREGESLLSVARKHGVQEIVVSVQNRRGGFPIKELLDCKLQGLKVTDANTFFERETYQIRVDSLQPSWLVFGGGFDQSFVRSFMKRAFDIICSTIILALTFPLMLGAALAVWLGDRGPVFYSQERVGEDGKIFRVHKFRSMRTDAEKSGKPQWAQQNDPRITRVGNFMRKTRIDELPQILNVFKGEMSFVGPRPERQYFVEQLIEVVPYYNVRHSVKPGITGWAQVRYGYGSSAEDALQKLQYDLYYVKNNSLFLDVLILIDTLKVVLFRSGR, via the coding sequence GTGTTTAGAATTTCTAACCACTATGTGTCGAAGATCGTGTTCGTCCTGCTGTTCGTCGAAGTGTTGGTGCTGATCGGCGCCGCCTACGCCGGCGCGGCGGTGCGCTTCATGGAGCTGGGCCAGCCGGCGTCGTTCGCCAGCATGGAACATCCGGACCACTTCCTCACCTCGGCCATCGCCTTTGCCGCCGCCATCATCTTCAGCATGAGCGCGATGGGCATGTACCAGCTCAACTTCAACGAAGGCTTGCGCAATCCGTTCTTCATGAAGCTGATGCCCTCGTTCGTGATGGGCTTCCTGATCCTGACCCTGGTGTTCTACATCGCTCCGGACCTGTATTTCGGCCGCGGCATCCTGGCGCTGGTGTTCGCCATCGCCGGCGCCGGCATCTTTACCGCGCGCATGGTGTTCTTCAAGACCTCGGAGCTGCGCTTCCTGGAAACCCGCGTGCTGTTCGTCGGCAGCGGTCCGCTGGCCAAGGAGTGCAGCGACCTGGCGCAAAACAACGTCAGCTACCACCGCTACAACATCGCCGGCTTCATCCCGTCGCCGACCGAGGAACTGTGCGTGCCTTCGAACAAGCTGATGGCGTCGCGCGAAGGCGAGTCGCTGCTGTCGGTGGCGAGAAAGCACGGCGTCCAGGAAATCGTGGTGTCGGTGCAGAACCGGCGCGGCGGCTTCCCGATCAAGGAATTGCTCGACTGCAAGCTGCAGGGCTTGAAGGTCACCGACGCGAATACCTTCTTCGAGCGCGAAACCTACCAGATCCGGGTCGACTCGCTGCAGCCGTCGTGGCTGGTGTTCGGCGGCGGTTTCGACCAGAGCTTCGTGCGCTCCTTCATGAAGCGCGCCTTCGACATCATCTGCAGCACCATCATCCTGGCGCTGACCTTCCCGCTGATGCTAGGCGCCGCGCTGGCGGTCTGGCTGGGCGACCGCGGCCCGGTGTTCTACTCGCAGGAACGGGTCGGCGAAGACGGCAAGATCTTCCGCGTGCACAAATTCCGCAGCATGCGCACCGACGCCGAAAAGAGCGGCAAGCCGCAGTGGGCACAGCAGAACGACCCGCGCATCACCCGCGTCGGCAACTTCATGCGCAAGACCCGTATCGACGAACTGCCGCAGATCCTCAACGTGTTCAAGGGCGAGATGTCGTTCGTCGGCCCGCGTCCGGAGCGCCAGTACTTCGTCGAGCAGCTGATCGAAGTGGTGCCGTATTACAACGTGCGTCACAGCGTCAAGCCGGGCATCACCGGTTGGGCGCAGGTGCGCTACGGCTACGGTTCCTCGGCCGAGGACGCGCTGCAAAAGCTGCAGTACGACCTGTACTACGTGAAGAACAACAGCCTGTTCCTGGACGTCCTGATCCTGATCGATACCCTGAAAGTCGTCCTGTTCCGCAGCGGCCGCTGA